In one Betta splendens chromosome 14, fBetSpl5.4, whole genome shotgun sequence genomic region, the following are encoded:
- the LOC114869895 gene encoding olfactory receptor 2K2-like, which yields CVAVRSYELQSWAAFRFCCVELVGRGCRAALLWMANATSLTPLKQPIVFELEGFFVPPGCGSLLFVLALLNYLLVLLANGAVLCVIVLDKNLHRPMFIMICHLLVCDVLLATSVLPRLMLHLLTGERRMGYASAIAQAFCVQATGVAMQTVLAAMAYDRYVGVCEPLRYHSIMTSARLHACCALAWCAAVLFIAVLFVFHIDEPLCGNVIRHVYCSNRAILNLACGPTPGNDIYGLSMTWCLNTGDFLIIAFSYIRILHASVKHGRGVCRKAFQTCASHIFVYVIYEIATMTAIVSQRFPSVSQNVRQFISILFVIVPPSINPIIYGLVSKELRTSIIKLFTVTACPTK from the exons TGTGTCGCTGTCCGATCCTATGAATTGCAAAGCTGGGCTGCCTTCAGGTTCTGTTGTGTTGAGCTTGTGGGACGTGGGTGCAGGGCGGCGCTGCTCTGGATGGCCAACGCCACCTCGCTGACTCCTCTCAAGCAGCCCATCGTCTTTGAGCTGGAGGGCTTCTTCGTGCCCCCGGGCTGCGGCTCCCTCCTCTTCGTCCTGGCTCTGCTTAACTacctgctggttctgttggcgAATGGAGCGGTGCTGTGCGTCATCGTGCTAGACAAGAACCTGCACAGACCCATGTTCATCATGatctgccacctgctggtttgTGACGTGCTGCTGGCCACGTCCGTGCTGCCTCGCCTCATGCTGCACCTCCTGAcgggggagaggaggatggGCTACGCCTCAGCCATCGCTCAGGCCTTCTGCGTGCAGGCGACCGGCGTGGCCATGCAGACGGTTCTGGCCGCCATGGCCTATGACAG GTACGTGGGCGTGTGCGAGCCTCTGCGCTACCACTCCATCATGACGTCCGCTCGCCTCCACGCCTGCTGCGCTCTGGCCTGGTGCGCGGCTGTGCTGTTCATCGCTGTGCTGTTCGTCTTCCACATCGACGAGCCGCTCTGTGGCAACGTCATACGACACGTGTACTGCAGCAACAGAGCCATCCTGAACCTGGCCTGTGGTCCCACGCCAGGAAACGACATCTACG GTTTGTCCATGACCTGGTGTTTGAATACAGGAGATTTCCTCATCATTGCATTTTCCTACATCAGAATCCTTCACGCTTCTGTAAAACATGGCAGAGGAGTTTGCAGGAAGGCCTTTCAGACATGCGCCTCCCACATTTTTGTGTATGTGATCTATGAAATTGCTACGATGACAGCAATTGTGAGTCAGAGGTTCCCATCAGTTTCCCAAAACGTGAGACAGTTCATCAGCATCCTGTTTGTAATCGTCCCACCGAGCATCAATCCCATCATCTACGGACTGGTCAGCAAAGAGCTGCGCACCAGCATCATCAAGCTCTTCACCGTCACGGCCTGTCCCACaaaatga
- the LOC114869897 gene encoding olfactory receptor 10J4-like codes for MKTIGCNKLRACGYRSTSNGSRGSDGVSFFIIQGLSSLGDKQMILFVIVLLCYVIILGGNSSIIFVVLTDPKLSSPMYFFLSHLSFVDMVYTTTTIPKLLCSLLWGVTTISVPGCFLQMYFFIHLSVTSRSILTVMAYDRYVAICRPLRYGSIMSRPVQLLLVAGAWSFSAACSVPCVLLTWQEPYCGPNVVRHGWCDLSSVRQLACADTTVTNMVSLSSALVSLLSTGVLILSSYILIGVSISKMAAGERLKALGTCAAHLSVVTVSYTSASFVYISYRVGNFPPEVRIIVAVVYAALTPFLNPMIHSLRNKDLRDGIRKALRRFRSAAVSATKHVNTES; via the exons ATGAAAACTATCGGATGCAACAAGCTCAGAGCTTGTG GTTACAGGTCCACATCCAATGGGAGCAGAGGTTCTGACGGTGTCAGCTTCTTCATCATCCAGGGCCTCAGCAGCCTCGGGGATAAGCAGATGATCCTCTTTGtgattgtgctgctgtgttacGTCATCATCCtgggaggaaacagcagcatcatctTTGTG gttctgaccGACCCAAAGCTCAGCTCTCCCATGTACTTCTTCCTGTCCCACCTCTCCTTCGTGGACATGgtctacaccaccaccaccatccctAAACTGCTGTGCAGCCTCCTGTGGGGCGTGACGACCATCTCGGTTCCCGGCTGCTTCCTCCAGATGTATTTCTTTATTCATCTCAGCGTCACCTCTCGCTCCATCCTCACCGTCATGGCGTACGACCGCTACGTGGCCATCTGCAGGCCTCTGCGCTACGGCTCCATCATGAGCCGGcccgtccagctgctgctggtggccggCGCCTGGAGCTTCAGCGCCGCCTGCTCTGTGCCGTGCGTGCTGCTCACCTGGCAGGAGCCGTACTGCGGCCCCAACGTGGTCCGACACGGCTGGTGCGACCTGTCGTCTGTGCGGCAGCTGGCCTGCGCCGACACCACGGTGACCAACATGGTGTCACTGTCCTCTGCGCTGGTGTCGCTGCTGAGCACGGGCGTCCTCATCCTTAGCTCCTACATCCTGATTGGCGTTTCCATATCCAAGATGGCTGCCGGTGAGCGGCTGAAGGCGTTGGGGACGTGTGCGGCCCACCTGAGCGTGGTGACCGTCTCCTACACCTCAGCCTCCTTCGTGTACATCTCCTACCGGGTGGGCAACTTTCCTCCAGAG GTTCGTATCATCGTTGCTGTAGTTTATGCTGCTCTTACTCCTTTCCTGAATCCAATGATCCACAGTCTGAGGAACAAGGATCTGCGAGATGGCATCAGAAAAGCTTTGAGAAGGTTCAGGTCTGCTGCAGTTTCAGCCACAAAGCACGTCAATACAGAGTCATGA
- the LOC121202728 gene encoding olfactory receptor 52P1-like isoform X1 — protein sequence MENSTVNSLTLQLEGLSVSSSSRYPVFLLLLCSFVFILLANAAIVGLILTQRSLRQPMYLLFCSLAANDVMGNALLVPRLLADVLLPPSQRLIHFYECVVQAFATHLFCANSHTVLMVMAFDRYVAICRPLRYASIMTDRRVVQLTAGAWGAGLVLVGVLLGLTLRLNRCRTLIANPYCDNASLFKLSCDDAAVANVYGLAYTGLLLSSSAACIVLTYSKIAAACVSSSSRRLSGWARTTCRARTTCSSHLCVYVLMLLSGLVFVVLHRFPQHAELRKTAAILFHTVPGSLNPVIYGLQSKEIHRLFSGTLKTKKSLTRKPQISQTLLWLNWWFCSHTALG from the exons ATGGAGAACTCCACGGTGAACAGCCtgacgctgcagctggagggcCTGTcggtctccagcagcagccgctacccggtcttcctgctgctgctctgctccttcgTCTTCATCCTTCTGGCCAACGCGGCCATCGTGGGCCTGATCCTGACGCAGCGGAGCCTCCGTCAGCCCATGTACCTGCTCTTCTGCAGCCTGGCCGCCAACGATGTCATGGGGAACGCGCTTCTGGTTCCGCGGCTGCTCGCCGACGTTCTGCTGCCTCCGTCTCAGCGCCTCATTCACTTCTACGAGTGCGTGGTCCAGGCGTTCGCCACGCACCTGTTCTGCGCCAACTCGCACACCGTGCTCATGGTCATGGCCTTCGACAGGTACGTGGCTATCTGCCGCCCGCTGCGCTACGCCTCCATCATGACGGACAGGCGGGTGGTCCAGCTGACGGCCGGCGCCTGGGGAGCGGGCTTGGTTTTAGTCggggttctgctgggtctgaCTCTGCGGCTGAACCGGTGCAGGACACTGATCGCGAACCCCTACTGTGACAACGCGTCTCTGTTCAAGCTGTCGTGTGATGACGCGGCCGTGGCCAACGTCTACGGCCTGGCCTACACCGgcctgctgctctcctcctccgctgcctgcaTCGTCCTCACCTACTCCAAGATCGCGGCGGCCtgcgtgagcagcagcagcaggcgtctGAGTGGCTGGGCCCGGACCACCTGCAGGGCCCGgaccacctgcagcagccacctttgtgtgtatgtgctgatgctgctcagcGGGCTGGTGTTCGTCGTCCTCCACCGCTTCCCCCAGCACGCAGAGCTCAGGAAGACGGCCGCCATCCTGTTCCACACAGTGCCGGGCAGCCTGAACCCCGTCATCTACGGGCTGCAGTCCAAGGAGATCCACAG ACTGTTTTCAGGAaccctaaaaacaaaaaaaagtttaacCAGAAAACCCCAAATCTCACAGACTCTGCTCTGGTTGAACTGGTGGTTCTgttcacacactgctctgggcTAA
- the LOC121202728 gene encoding olfactory receptor 4E1-like isoform X2, whose protein sequence is MENSTVNSLTLQLEGLSVSSSSRYPVFLLLLCSFVFILLANAAIVGLILTQRSLRQPMYLLFCSLAANDVMGNALLVPRLLADVLLPPSQRLIHFYECVVQAFATHLFCANSHTVLMVMAFDRYVAICRPLRYASIMTDRRVVQLTAGAWGAGLVLVGVLLGLTLRLNRCRTLIANPYCDNASLFKLSCDDAAVANVYGLAYTGLLLSSSAACIVLTYSKIAAACVSSSSRRLSGWARTTCRARTTCSSHLCVYVLMLLSGLVFVVLHRFPQHAELRKTAAILFHTVPGSLNPVIYGLQSKEIHRCLSKLVPVRRHRHHNQRKSSDL, encoded by the coding sequence ATGGAGAACTCCACGGTGAACAGCCtgacgctgcagctggagggcCTGTcggtctccagcagcagccgctacccggtcttcctgctgctgctctgctccttcgTCTTCATCCTTCTGGCCAACGCGGCCATCGTGGGCCTGATCCTGACGCAGCGGAGCCTCCGTCAGCCCATGTACCTGCTCTTCTGCAGCCTGGCCGCCAACGATGTCATGGGGAACGCGCTTCTGGTTCCGCGGCTGCTCGCCGACGTTCTGCTGCCTCCGTCTCAGCGCCTCATTCACTTCTACGAGTGCGTGGTCCAGGCGTTCGCCACGCACCTGTTCTGCGCCAACTCGCACACCGTGCTCATGGTCATGGCCTTCGACAGGTACGTGGCTATCTGCCGCCCGCTGCGCTACGCCTCCATCATGACGGACAGGCGGGTGGTCCAGCTGACGGCCGGCGCCTGGGGAGCGGGCTTGGTTTTAGTCggggttctgctgggtctgaCTCTGCGGCTGAACCGGTGCAGGACACTGATCGCGAACCCCTACTGTGACAACGCGTCTCTGTTCAAGCTGTCGTGTGATGACGCGGCCGTGGCCAACGTCTACGGCCTGGCCTACACCGgcctgctgctctcctcctccgctgcctgcaTCGTCCTCACCTACTCCAAGATCGCGGCGGCCtgcgtgagcagcagcagcaggcgtctGAGTGGCTGGGCCCGGACCACCTGCAGGGCCCGgaccacctgcagcagccacctttgtgtgtatgtgctgatgctgctcagcGGGCTGGTGTTCGTCGTCCTCCACCGCTTCCCCCAGCACGCAGAGCTCAGGAAGACGGCCGCCATCCTGTTCCACACAGTGCCGGGCAGCCTGAACCCCGTCATCTACGGGCTGCAGTCCAAGGAGATCCACAGGTGTCTGTCCAAACTGGTCCCGGTGAGGAGACACCGGCATCACAATCAGAGGAAATCCAGTGATCTGTGA
- the LOC114869899 gene encoding olfactory receptor 6N1-like: MVYTTTDVFCLQTFRRCRQKDRDHRTQKSHGPVEVSPLVPKESSPLDSVKPSLLDCPMPPLLVQTRQEENKVWVKTLCLCLFAPEPDLLVSGIHRSNSNGTTAPDGVTFFVIQGLASLGDTQMVVFVFLLLGYIIILGGNCLILVVVLTDPKLSSPMYFFLSHLSFVDMVYTTTTIPKLLCSLLWGVTTISVPGCFLQMFFFVQLGATGHSILTVMAYDRYVAICRPLHYGSIMTRPVQLLLVAGAWSFSILCTLPAAAITWQEPYCGPNVVRHGWCDPASVRRLACADTTVDNLVSLFSALVSLLSTGVLILSSYILIGVSISKMAAGERLKALGTCAAHLSVVTVSYTSASFVYISYRVGNFPPELMVIAVLYSALTPFLNPLIYSLRNKELQDAIRRTLSRISCAAASAAEETDTDKVF; this comes from the exons ATGGTCTACACCACCACTGATGTGTTTTGCCTTCAGACATTTAGAA GATGCCGTCAAAAGGACAGAGACCACCGGACCCAGAAGTCCCACGGGCCTGTAGAAGTGAGTCCACTAGTCCCTAAAGAATCgagtccactggactctgtaAAACCGAGTCTACTGGACTGCCCCATGCCCCCTCTGTTGGTTCAGACCCGACAGGAAGAGAACAAG GTTTGGGTGAAAactctctgtttgtgtctctttgctcCAGAACCCGATTTGCTGGTGTCAGGCATTCACAGGTCCAATTCTAACGGCACCACAGCGCCTGATGGTGTCACCTTCTTCGTGATCCAGGGCCTCGCCAGCCTTGGGGACACACAGATGGTTGTGTTTGTCTTCCTCTTGTTGGGTTACATCATCATCCTGGGAGGAAACTGCTTGATCCTCGTTGTG GTTCTGACCGACCCAAAGCTCAGCTCTCCCATGTACTTCTTCCTGTCCCACCTCTCCTTCGTGGACATGgtctacaccaccaccaccatccctAAACTGCTGTGCAGCCTCCTGTGGGGCGTGACGACCATCTCGGTTCCCGGCTGCTTCCTCCAGATGTTCTTCTTTGTGCAGCTCGGTGCCACTGGTCACTCCATCCTCACCGTCATGGCGTACGACCGCTACGTGGCCATCTGCAGGCCTCTGCACTACGGCTCCATCATGACCCGGcccgtccagctgctgctggtggccggCGCCTGGAGCTTCAGCATCCTTTGTACGCTTCCTGCTGCCGCCATCACCTGGCAGGAGCCGTACTGCGGCCCCAACGTGGTCCGACACGGCTGGTGCGACCCGGCATCTGTGCGACGGCTGGCCTGCGCCGACACCACGGTGGATAACTTAGTTTCCCTTTTCTCTGCGCTGGTGTCGCTGCTGAGCACGGGCGTCCTCATCCTTAGCTCCTACATCCTGATTGGCGTTTCCATATCCAAGATGGCTGCCGGTGAGCGGCTGAAGGCGTTGGGGACGTGTGCGGCCCACCTGAGCGTGGTGACCGTCTCCTACACCTCAGCCTCCTTCGTGTACATCTCCTACCGGGTGGGCAACTTTCCTCCAGAG CTGATGGTGATTGCTGTGCTCTACTCGGCTCTGACTCCATTCCTGAACCCACTGATCTACAGTCTGAGGAacaaggagctgcaggatgctaTCAGACGAACCCTGAGCAGGATCAGCTGTGCTGCCGCCTCAGCTGCAGAAGAGACTGACACAGACAAGGTGTTCTGA
- the LOC114869900 gene encoding olfactory receptor 5F1-like has product MENQTQNLDVLQLEGLNVRPQFSLLAFVLLLLLYTFIVVSNLSLIVLVSVERSLHQSMYLLFCNMSINDVFGATAVLPRLLADMLTPVPARCIHYVQCAVQAFAAHFHAGTSHAVLTIMALDRYVAICCPLRYAAIMTGGAVLRLSVGAWAAALLSVAVLMALSVRLSRCRRFVANPFCDNASLFKLSCENVLVNHVYGLASGALFLCASLGAVCVTYARIAAICLSSRSRALKGRALHTCATHLAAYVIMLVSSLTPMIIHRNPEWADGGKVASVLFFVVPPVVNPVIYGLHCKELRHRLLRVFHRPRGPDTNMPGPR; this is encoded by the coding sequence ATGGAGAACCAAACCCAGAACCTGGACGTCCTGCAGCTGGAAGGCCTGAACGTCAGGCCCCAGTTCTCCCTCCTGGCCTttgttctcctcctgctcctctacaCCTTCATTGTGGTGTCCAACCTGAGCCTCATCGTCCTGGTGTCAGTGGAAAGGAGCCTGCATCAGTCCATGTACCTGCTCTTCTGCAACATGAGCATCAACGACGTGTTCGGCGCCACGGCGGTGCTGCCCCGGCTTCTGGCCGACATGCTGACCCCGGTGCCGGCTCGCTGCATCCATTACGTCCAGTGCGCCGTTCAAGCCTTCGCCGCCCACTTCCACGCCGGCACCTCCCACGCCGTGCTCACGATCATGGCGTTGGACCGCTACGTGGCCATCTGCTGCCCTCTGCGCTACGCCGCCATCATGACGGGCGGCGCGGTGCTGAGGCTGTCCGTGGGCGCCTGGGCGGCGGCCTTGCTCTCCGTCGCGGTCCTCATGGCGCTCAGCGTCCGCCTGTCGCGCTGCCGGCGCTTCGTTGCCAACCCTTTCTGCGACAACGCCTCGCTGTTCAAGCTGTCCTGCGAGAACGTCCTCGTCAACCACGTGTACGGCCTGGCCAGCGGCGCGCTCTTCCTCTGCGCCTCTCTGGGCGCCGTCTGCGTCACCTACGCGCGCATCGCCGCCATCTGTCTGAGCAGCCGGAGCCGGGCGCTCAAAGGCCGCGCGCTGCACACCTGCGCCACGCATCTGGCCGCGTATGTGATCATGCTGGTGTCGTCGCTGACCCCCATGATCATCCACCGGAACCCAGAGTGGGCCGACGGCGGCAAGGTGGCGTCGGTCCTGTTCTTTGTTGTGCCCCCGGTTGTGAACCCCGTCATCTACGGCCTGCACTGCAAAGAGCTCAGACACCGGCTCCTCCGCGTGTTTCACCGGCCCAGAGGTCCGGACACAAACATGCCGGGCCCACGATGA
- the LOC114869902 gene encoding olfactory receptor 2A25-like, which translates to MENQSRPEDMLLLEGLQVSTQTSVLSFSLLLLIYIFIMLTNISLLILIFSSRSLEQPMYMFLCNMSINDVFGATIVIPHMLKGLLLLNSERSMHYADCAFQALCVHLHASASHTVLMIMAFDRYVAICNPLRYATIMTKRMVVSLSVTAWATAFVLVVILVGLSVRLSRCRSVILNPFCDNASLFKLSCDNDSVLINNIYGLGYTVVLLGSSIGSVTITYLKIAILCLSSRNKVMNSRALQTCTTHLAVYVILLLSAFIIVILHRYPDLSSHRKVAAVLGHVALPALNPVIYGLQIKEVRHSIVSVLYKNKVTA; encoded by the coding sequence ATGGAGAACCAGAGCCGTCCCGAGGATATGCTGCTCCTGGAGGGGCTACAGGTCAGCACTCAGACCTCCGTCCTGTCCTTCAGCCTTCTCCTGCTCATCTACATCTTTATTATGCTGACCAACATCAGCCTGCTCATTCTGATCTTTAGCAGCAGGAGCCTCGAGCAGCCAATGTACATGTTCCTCTGTAACATGAGTATTAATGATGTTTTTGGGGCAACAATAGTCATTCCTCACATGCTCAAAGGTCTTCTACTGTTGAACTCAGAGCGGAGCATGCATTACGCTGACTGTGCCTTTCAGGCCCTCTGTGTTCACCTCCATGCGAGTGCTTCTCACACTGTTCTCATGATCATGGCATTTGACCGGTACGTGGCCATCTGCAACCCGCTGCGTTATGCCACCATCATGACCAAGAGGATGGTGGTGAGCCTGTCAGTCACAGCCTGGGCAACAGCTTTTGTGTTGGTAGTAATACTTGTAGGTCTCAGCGTCCGCCTGTCGCGCTGCAGGTCAGTGATATTGAACCCATTTTGTGATAACGCCTCATTGTTTAAACTGTCCTGTGACAATGACAGTGTCCTTATTAACAACATCTATGGCCTCGGCTACACCGTAGTCTTGCTGGGATCCTCTATTGGCAGCGTCACAATAACCTATCTGAAAATCGCTATCTtatgtctgagcagcagaaacaagGTGATGAACAGTAGAGCGCTGCAGACCTGTACCACCCACTTGGCTGTGTACGTGATCCTGCTGCTGTCGGCCTTCATCATCGTCATTCTGCATCGTTACCCTGACTTGTCAAGCCACAGGAAAGTGGCGGCTGTCCTGGGACATGTGGCCTTGCCTGCTCTCAATCCTGTCATCTATGGGCTGCAAATCAAAGAGGTGAGGCATAGCATTGTTTCCGTGCTGTACAAGAACAAAGTGACTGCATGA